GGGTGCAGGAGCCGATTccgtttgttttttttttctcgaacgTGCAAATTACCCCCGGCAGTTGTTTTTTCCATCCCTCCGGCAGTTCTGTAGCCTGCGAAAGGTTTTCTTCCCATTTAAGAAAAGTTGTTCTTCTACAACTTTCAACGTTTTGTCCAACAGATCAAATAGGGAATTTTGATAGATCCCGTTTGTTGTGGGGTGTTTTCCGCGTAATTTAGGATCAGCTACCTGTCCGGCCATGGGCCCCTACTGTTTCAGTCAACCTCCTGATCCTCAGCCTGtattcctcctttctttttcacgCCCAATGACCAACTTCCGGTTCCAACGTGTAGGAAATTGGCATGGCGGCAAAGGAGAGTTTGGAGGTGGAGGATGAAGCAAGTCCGCTGGGAAGGCGAGAGCTGATTGCTACAGTGGAAGACTATTCAGATCCAGGAGCCAACGTCAACCCAAGAAATGGAGCGTTCATGTCGCCTCCTCCCCCACCATCGCATTGAGAGAGCATGCACTAAATATGGAAAAGAGGGAGGAATATTTACCTATTTGAGTCTGTACTATGCTTTCTCTCTGGTTGTCTTTGTTTATGTGCGTCATTCCGTGTCTATGCTCGAGGTTTTTCCTTTACATGTACTCACCTGTGTATTCATGGAGAATGTGCTATATAGACAGTAACGGGTTGAATTTTGCTTTGGGAGTTGGACTTTGCTCgggagactttttttttttttttccttctgttcCCTACTTTTTGGGAAGACATCTAACTGTTCTCCATTTTATAAGAGGGAGCAATTAAAGCCAGACGCATGAaccaatctttctctctctgtttttttctttttttgtgtctGGCACGAACTGGGCGCAACGATCGGCGATTTATTGTGGAGAAATTTGTTTTTTGGGGTCTCTTAAGTTTATGGTACTCACTGATCTGAGTGAAGTACAAGGAGCCGGTGAAAAAAGATATGGAGTCGGTCAGTGACTGTGGCACGCTTTATTACTAAAGACGCCATCTTGAATTCCACAAGCTCGATAGTTGGGTGAATGCATGATGGCCATGTTTCTTCCCAAAGATGCTCCACAAGTGCTTCAACTacatcattttctcttcttgctGCTGCGTGAGAAATGCTGTAACAAGTTGTTGGCGATGCTCTTTTTGTCTCCCTTAGTTAGGCAAGAGGAAATCTACCTGATCGAACATCCCTTCTTTCAGAACAGGTCTTGATGAATCAAAGTTGCTCGAGAACAAAAAAATTGGGAGGAAACGTCTGCCAGCCGTGTTAGAAGtatcagagagggagagggtgaATGGGTATTATTTTTTAGGACCAAGTGCTGAATGCGAGAATCATGGTTCCCGATTGTGTATGTGAATCAAGAATCTAAGTACCCAACTTAGTTTTCTGAACTCGGAGTGGTGATCTGAACAACATCAACAAGCACTCTGGTGATCTACAGGATATCCCTTCCTAAAAAGAAAATAGCAGCACTAAAGTTACTGGGGTAAGATCCTCATTCTTGTTGTAAACAAGCATTATAGATTGGGTTGTGTTTGGCAGCCTCAAAAACTTTTTCTACGTGGACAATTcctgaaaaaaaattttagtcGGGCTCACAGAAAGTCAAGAAACGCCGTGTGGGTTACTACTTGCGAGTAAAAATTGGAGAATCATCCCATCCAGGATGTCTTCTCCTTTGTTTGATAGCGTGTTGTACAGGCTAGACATTTTCTTTGATTCAGCGCAACTTCTGTGGAACTCAAACATGCATGCCCCAGGGATGCTATTAAGTAGCTTGAGATGCTATAACAAAAATAAAGTAACGTGAATTGGATTTTCTGTTTACTTTAAAACAAGAACATATGTTAAAATAgcatctgtttctttttcaaagaaaaagggaggagaGGCTCATTATTTACATGACGCATGTCCCTGATTTATAAAGTTAAATGCTAGATATATCATGTCCCCCACATTGTTAATACACTTGGTCTCATCAAGTTTGTGCTTCAGGAGAAGATGAGTTTTAGGTGGAAAATAGGTTAAAACGGGCTTGCTTCCGTCGCGAAATAGACCCGTCCCAGCTTGAGAAAGCCGGCTGATTTATGAAGTCgaggtttttttgtcatttaaataaCTTCGATTCCATTTGATTCGATTCAAGCGTAATTTGCTGCTTAAAAGTTAAGTTTTAGTTAGGGTGTCTTCGATAAAGTATTGCCgtttgtccttttttttatattcgaAGTCTTAGATTTAGGTCTGTTGGCTTAGATAGGATAGCTATTATGTTTAACATTTGTTCTTATGACTAGGCGTGTAGGGcattttgatttagtttttgtttattcTTCTCAGTTGCTTCGAACTAGTGCTGTGTTTGCAATTAATCATGAAAAGCCCATGATTTGATCACTACTTTGCTCTTGCAATTACTCGTGTTTTTTGGTGAAGTATGTACCGACATGTGTTATCTTCCTCGTTTCTAAGGAGGCATTGCTATTAGCAGGAAATGTGTAAGCGTGTAGTTGTGTCACTCCGGttcattagaaatgaaaaatcagTCATTAGCTATGATGATGCATTATTCATTATTGTTGATTGTAGCAAGATAGGCATTTATAAGGCTGATTTCTTTAGAAGTGGGAGAACATTTAAGACGCTAATCAAATTGCATTATTTTGGTTGTTATCTTGAAATTTTAGTGTGTTCTCTGCCTGaaagatttcaaatccatagCTTTGTAATTCCTCTATAAGGCGATACTTAGAATAATTATGAATAGAATTATGTTTTCACTAGGATTATTGGGGATGAACAAGGGGACTTCCTGTCAGAAAGAGTTATTCAAGGACAATTTTAGCTTATGCAGGAAGCTGCACAAAACAGCTTAATTGGTATACATAATGGACATCCATTACTCGTACAACTCAAAGTAGAGTAAACTAAATGTTTGTAAAGGATGCTCCCTTCCTGTCAGAAAGAGTTATTCGAGGACACAAGAAGCTGCACTAACAGCCTAATGAGTACATATAATGGACATCCATTACTGGTACAACTCAAAATAGAGTAAACTAAATGTTTCTAAAGGATGCCCTGGGATTCCATAGTGGGTGGACTGAAAGAAGGCTTCACATGTATATGTTGTTCATCAACCTCAAATTGCATCAGCTTTTAAATGGTAGAAAGGGTGACAACTTCGAGTTCGAGTACAAGGAGGATATTATATGAGGGTGACTCACTATCCCCTCTCCTTGTTACAGTGATAACTGAGATTTTCtatgaaagtttaaaaaatgagGTCCTATTCCCAAAGGATTGGAACTCCAATAATTAGAGGTGTACATGAACCGCCTTCCTCTACGGCTACTTTATTTTCCTTAAACAACGTTGTTCTCTTTTGCAAAGTTGAGCTGcattttgatttaaatcaagAAGGCTATCTTGGATGAATACGAGAGAGGAAACCCACAGCAAGTAAGTTGATTGTCAACCCATTCCACAAGGCAGCGTGTTTGAATGGAGATTATCTTCCCTTCCCTTGACTTACTTGGTCCTTCCTCTATTTGTGGGCAAGCTTCACAGGGGGGATTCCACAGAGCTTCTGAGAAATTGCTTTAGGAGTTGATTTCCTCTGTAGTAATATATGATTAATCAAGCATGCGCTTCACTAACTTTTTAGAAACTCTGCATGCAATGGCTCTTAAAGCTTCAGGAGATGCATATATACCTTCCAATTTCAATAATCAATAAGCAATTTTACTGCACCATAGCCGTTTGCAATAATCATACTCATCGGCCTAACTAGATATGATTTCTAAACTTAATATACATGTAAGCAAATGCATCAGGGAAGAGACGAAAAGAGGGCCGGCCCGTGCAGTCGGATAGGATCCAAAGTAAGGCGATTCAATTAGAATCGGCCGATTTTGATAGCACCGGGTGAAAGTATAGATCGGACCCAAGGAATTAATTATCTGTTCTCCAATGGGCTCTCAAAAGCCTTAGAACTTTGGTCACCCTTCAGTCCGAGTCCACATATATTGACAGAACATGCACTTCTTTTCCACTAACTTTTGCTTTGAAAATCTTAGACGGAAGAAGCTTTATCTCCTATTCTTTTGAgcttcttttattcttttgagtTTCTTTTATGAAAGTAGATACcactttaaaagtttaaaccCCGAAGTGTCGAGGAAGGCATTGAGCGGAAACTGTGGTTCCTTAGCTTGCGGGTTATCGACTCGCCACAAAACTTGAACATCCCTTGCACCTTTGCCAGGGCCGACGATGTAAAAGTCAAGTGATCTTAGACCGCACCAAGCACAAGCGCCTTTGCCGCTTTCTGATCAATCTGTGACCGAAAACAAGTTGCGGCCCTGCATCTTTGCCAACACAAATTGTAGAATTATAAAAATGAACGGAATGAAGTTTTTTGTTAATTatctggaatttttttttttttcactcacTGCGAACAACTATTCCAGTCATTGAAACGCGCGGTACAATTATTAAGATTTCATACATATGTTTTTGACCTGATAATCTCTCATGTATTTTTACAACCAATATCTTATTGGATTTTCAGAAGAATATTTTTAGctaaataaaatacataaaatctgttgataattaattaaatttgtCATGTTCCAAATCAATGCCATTAGGGTAACCACGATGATCACGAGctaatacatatatatctttttctgTATTGACATGCAGGTAGATGTAAGTTTAAGTTCATTTTAAAATTCCATAAGAAATCTATCAACGATGCCAAGGATTTGTATGATAGGCTTGCCTTGCTTCTGAAAGAAATTGTATTTTCATCATGAGTGTTCCCGATTTTGCTTTATACTACAAACGGATGTTTATGGTTGGCCATGGTCTTTTATTTGGACGGAAATTCTGTCACCTTATTTCATATGCAAACTGGTAGATGAAATTAAGAATGTAAAACTCGTATTGTACTCgtaagacaaaataaaaaaataaaattgtgtaCTTACTAAGGCCATCTCCGCAGCTTCCATGTTCGTGAgcgaaaaagttaaaaaaaaaaagaaaaaagaagggacCTTTCATTACGTCTGATTTCGTTTGACCTTAAATCTTCAAGATATAATATTCATGGATTCAAGGTCGTTCCTTGTTTCctctaatttttaaataaaacttGCTGGCGCAAGAAGCAAAATGGATCTTAAGTCACTCTTAGTTTAATGAACTATGTAatagtatgattttttttttctctcgcaTCAGATTCATGAATTGAAAACTCAATCACTTAGGGCCCTTAGATACACCGATGCCCCTGATCTCTTCCTATCAACAAGATTAGCATATCTTTGATAAGTGATTTATAAGTATCCCAGATTCAAAATTTACTGTTGATTCCAGCCTCCAATGCTCTcaacctctctctctataataaaaattaaaagctcGGACTCAGTTAGGGCCTAGTCTTCATTATTCCAGGTCGACCTTATCAAATCTCGTCTAATCGATTCGCTTTCAGATTTAGAATTGGGCCTCAAGATCCCTTTCTGAAACTAAGGTCGGGCTCATAAAAGTTCATGCGGCGGCGAATCTTTGTCAGATTCTGAAAGTGCACTTCGGATCCTAATATTCATGAGTCACCAAGACGGAACGGGTCCAGACTCGAAATGGTACTTGaacaattcttcttcttcttcttcttcacagcAGTCCTTTTTTAAATGGAGGTTCGCAGAAGCTACCATCCTGATCTTTACTGTATCTTCCAGGAAGTATGGCGGCCCTCATATTAAATATCTACAACGTCACTAACCAAATTAAATTTGTGCCAAGAAAATTCTATTCCACCGCCATGAACTTGTAGTTGCAATTGCAAACCCTTCCAGAGTTTCTTTCCTCCTCAACACGCATGCAGACCGACTCCGGAACTCTCCCTGCAACTTCGCTCCATAACTTCCTCTGCATGCGCCCTTATATAATCAGATTCCCATCTTCCCAACCGCAACCCGTAGCAGCTCTTCCCTCGTTGCCCTACGTTCCACCACCGTTGGCCGGATCAGTTTTTGCGTCTCTCTCCGATTCAAAGACCGGCGTGGGACTGGAGGACATTCCCCACACATACAAAAATGCCTTTCATTGCCAGTGCATCTTTCTCTGACTTcattggcttcttcttctttcgcACCATCCTCAATTGGGCATGTCGGTACCGTAAGATCTGCGAAAGATTTCATCCGTCACCGTCCAACCAATTTCCCGGTTCCCCCTCTTTCGATGACCAGAAGAAGATGAGTTGTAGTGCTCCCAGGGCCTGCCCCGATGAGGGCCTGAAATTGAGCGGGGAGGACCTTGAGGTTGCGATGAAGAGGCTGGGGCTGTGGAGCGAGGCAGACGCGTCGGGCCAAGACCTCGGCGAGATCGCCGAGTTGTTCGACG
This window of the Nymphaea colorata isolate Beijing-Zhang1983 chromosome 2, ASM883128v2, whole genome shotgun sequence genome carries:
- the LOC116248479 gene encoding probable calcium-binding protein CML46, with the protein product MPFIASASFSDFIGFFFFRTILNWACRYRKICERFHPSPSNQFPGSPSFDDQKKMSCSAPRACPDEGLKLSGEDLEVAMKRLGLWSEADASGQDLGEIAELFDEKEPSFEELNDAFKVFDEDGDGLVGSEDLQRVLCNLGFKEGLQVEKCERMISVHDRNGDGRVDFEDFATLMRDCLC